One genomic segment of bacterium includes these proteins:
- the queG gene encoding tRNA epoxyqueuosine(34) reductase QueG yields MTPATLAAAVKAEARAAGFDLCGIATAAPFAREGRALADWVARGYHGEMAYMARNAPRSPAPTAVVPEARALVVVALYYGDATPGEDGGRASRGLAAESGAAPSERDPRGRISRYAHGDDYHDVMEPRLRRLAGFLRAHGARVARYYVDTGPVIDRAAALRAGIGWFGKNTMIITQRAYGSWVFLGEILTDLELAADAQADGDCGRCRICLDECPTKAIIAPYTVDARRCISYLTIEHRGAIPRDLRPQIGDHIFGCDICQAVCPHNVRTAAARHPELAPRPETGARPELIPLLNVTEAEFRRRFRGSPVTRAKRRGFRRNVAVALGNARDPAAVPALREALEDADALVRGHAAWALGRIGGEAAAQGLTARLERERDAAVREEIELALQEAANAAGDAREAPGRTA; encoded by the coding sequence GTGACCCCCGCGACGCTTGCCGCCGCCGTCAAAGCCGAGGCGCGGGCGGCCGGCTTCGATCTCTGCGGCATCGCGACGGCCGCGCCGTTCGCCCGTGAGGGCCGCGCCCTCGCGGACTGGGTGGCGCGCGGCTACCACGGCGAGATGGCGTACATGGCGCGCAACGCGCCGCGCTCGCCCGCCCCGACGGCCGTCGTGCCCGAGGCGCGCGCGCTCGTCGTCGTCGCCCTCTACTACGGCGACGCGACGCCCGGCGAGGACGGCGGCCGCGCATCTCGCGGCCTCGCCGCCGAAAGCGGAGCGGCGCCTTCCGAACGGGATCCGCGCGGCCGGATCAGCCGGTACGCGCACGGAGACGACTACCACGACGTGATGGAGCCGCGCCTGCGGCGGCTCGCCGGGTTCCTCCGCGCGCACGGCGCGCGGGTCGCGCGCTACTACGTGGACACCGGGCCCGTCATCGATCGGGCGGCCGCGCTGCGGGCCGGCATCGGGTGGTTCGGCAAGAACACAATGATCATCACACAGCGCGCGTACGGTTCGTGGGTCTTCCTCGGCGAGATCCTCACCGACCTCGAGCTCGCGGCCGACGCGCAGGCGGACGGCGACTGCGGCCGCTGCCGGATCTGCCTCGACGAGTGCCCCACCAAGGCGATCATCGCGCCGTACACCGTGGACGCCCGGCGGTGCATCTCGTACCTCACGATCGAGCACCGGGGCGCGATCCCCCGCGATCTGCGGCCGCAGATCGGCGACCACATCTTCGGATGCGACATCTGCCAGGCCGTGTGTCCGCACAACGTGCGCACGGCCGCGGCCCGCCATCCCGAACTCGCGCCGCGTCCCGAGACGGGCGCGCGCCCGGAGCTCATCCCGCTGCTCAACGTCACGGAGGCGGAGTTCCGGCGCCGGTTCCGCGGGTCGCCGGTGACACGGGCGAAGCGGCGCGGCTTCCGCCGCAACGTCGCCGTGGCGCTCGGGAACGCGCGCGATCCGGCCGCGGTGCCGGCCCTCCGCGAAGCGCTCGAGGACGCCGACGCGCTCGTGCGCGGGCACGCCGCGTGGGCGCTCGGACGGATCGGCGGCGAGGCGGCGGCCCAGGGCCTCACCGCGCGGCTCGAGCGCGAGCGCGACGCCGCGGTCCGCGAGGAGATCGAACTCGCGCTGCAGGAGGCTGCGAACGCCGCCGGGGACGCGCGCGAGGCCCCGGGGCGGACCGCGTAG